The following coding sequences are from one Dreissena polymorpha isolate Duluth1 chromosome 8, UMN_Dpol_1.0, whole genome shotgun sequence window:
- the LOC127842208 gene encoding uncharacterized protein LOC127842208 isoform X23, protein MSYGLVLFDCDGTTAVVQRRQLQDDATVGQRCHLKAAGNHLCEILQLADTKDALDQWERVWSTTSRSKMIDQKRDSGETSGFLDQQNLPPFVLLDPVTVVTDSVVPEHSGKRKKSSPKQQIRKRKNEKIPNPRPKKVTPKPKAASTPKATRKGASHPQDASTPKEATILLGSNGRQLNVLSQTDVYNGPGAKPNRAPVHVADLSQDQQELLASHINSQHCHKATMTEPAMTFLTAEEVAGYVCINYVGKKLDGFEKKLDSFESVVRSVEKQLRRLVACEVLEAVSGDVTVPDAFDVNDAPVSACDVNDNSVVSLSDAVCHDVVSIGHDSICLSGGSVVSNGVMTVAGCETSCRANPDASIAGSLVGHDSLYVAGGFAGYHSVSEAGGFAGRDGLSIGGGVIGTGGFSVGGSVVGRDGLSIGGGVVGTGGFSVGGGVVGGDDLSIGGGVVGTGGLSVRGGVVGRTELSAGGAVVGRNGLSAEGGVEGRDGLSIGGGVVGTGGLSVGGGVVGRTGLSAGGAVVGRDGLSIGGGVVGTGGFSVGGDGVGRNGLSSGDGVVGRNGLSAGDGVVGRNGLSAGGGVVDRNGLSSGGGVVGRNGLSAGGGVVDRNGLSAGDGVVGRNGLSAGDGVVGRNGLSAGGAVVGRNGLSAGGGVVGRNGLSAGGGVVGHDGLAVGHVMEGQDVFYVGGGPVGLDVNSVGNGDIRWGVRSRSGFSDLDVVNNGRLFDNVSDLISPHVGYGERDRELNSGLIVYENSRDDDMDDDLGGERVVSADRVPLRSRFEQLPVVIRSCIDMQSVSKNAPVMLHPDILDSLITQHDGNISRFVWDLTKLLYSNEEMIDSSFNGKGTRKALSPRRKSLILNGAQQAFPGVGKCTQYIATAINNGLKNKRTYQRKN, encoded by the exons ATGTCATACGGTTTAGTACTCTTTGACTGTGATGGAACAACGGCCGTTGTTCAAAGGCGTCAACTTCAAGATGATGCAACTGTGGGACAGCGATGTCATCTGAAAGCAGCTGGGAACCACCTTTGTGAAATCTTACAGCTTGCAG acACAAAGGATGCACTAGACCAATGGGAGCGAGTGTGGTCAACAACATCAAGGAGCAAGATGATTGACCAAAAGAGGGACAGTGGAGAAACTAGTGGATTTCTTGACCAGCAG AATCTTCCACCATTTGTTCTTTTGGACCCAGTAACTGTTGTAACCGACTCGGTTGTTCCCGAACACTCTGGGAAACGTAAGAAGTCATCTCCAAAACAACAAATCAGAAAACGAAAG AATGAAAAAATCCCTAACCCAAGACCCAAGAAAGTGACCCCTAAACCGAAAGCTGCATCGACTCCGAAGGCAACTCGAAAAGGGGCATCACATCCACAAGATGCCTCAACTCCGAAAGAGGCAACAATATTATTG GGCTCCAATGGAAGACAATTGAATGTCCTGAGTCAAACAGACGTCTACAACGGCCCAGGAGCAAAACCTAACCGAGCCCCTGTCCATGTGGCTGACCTGAGCCAGGACCAACAGGAGCTGTTGGCAAGTCATATCAACAGCCAACATTGCCACAAAGCAACGATGACTGAGCCTGCAATGACTTTTCTTACTGCAGAAGAGGTAGCAGGCTACGTTTGCATAAACTATGTGGGTAAAAAGCTTGATGGTTTTGAAAAGAAACTTGACTCATTTGAGAGTGTAGTACGAAGTGTTGAGAAACAGTTACGAAGGTTGGTGGCCTGTGAAGTTCTAGAGGCTGTTTCTGGTGATGTAACTGTTCCTGATGCGTTTGATGTCAATGATGCGCCTGTCAGTGCTTGTGACGTAAATGATAATTCTGTTGTGTCTTTAAGTGATGCTGTTTGTCATGATGTTGTGTCTATTGGGCATGACAGTATTTGTTTGTCTGGCGGCAGTGTTGTTAGTAATGGTGTCATGACTGTAGCTGGGTGTGAAACTAGTTGTAGAGCAAATCCAGATGCATCTATTGCTGGCAGTCTTGTAGGTCATGATAGTTTGTATGTAGCAGGTGGGTTTGCAGGGTATCATAGTGTGTCTGAAGCAGGTGGGTTTGCAGGTCGAGATGGTCTGTCCATAGGAGGTGGTGTTATAGGTACAGGTGGTTTTTCTGTAGGAGGTAGTGTTGTAGGTCGAGATGGTCTGTCCATAGGAG GTGGTGTTGTAGGTACAGGTGGTTTTTCTGTGGGAGGTGGTGTTGTAGGTGGAGATGATCTGTCCATAGGAGGTGGTGTTGTAGGTACAGGTGGTTTGTCTGTAAGAGGTGGTGTTGTAGGAAGAACTGAATTGTCTGCAGGAGGTGCAGTTgtaggtagaaatggtttgtctgcAGAAGGTGGAGTTGAAGGTCGAGATGGTCTGTCCATAGGAGGTGGTGTTGTAGGTACAGGTGGTTTGTCTGTAGGAGGTGGTGTTGTAGGTAGAACTGGTTTGTCTGCAGGAGGTGCAGTTGTAGGTCGAGATGGTCTGTCCATAGGAGGTGGTGTTGTAGGTACAGGTGGTTTTTCTGTAGGAGGTGATGGTgtaggtagaaatggtttgtctTCAGGGGATGGAGTTgtaggtagaaatggtttgtctgcaggagatggagttgtaggtagaaatggtttgtctgcaggaggtggagttgtagatagaaatggtttgtcttcaggag gtggagttgtaggtagaaatggtttgtctgcaggaggtggagttgtagatagaaatggtttgtctgcaggagatggagttgtag gtagaaatggtttgtctgcaggagatggagttgtaggtagaaatggtttgtctgcaggaggtgcagttgtaggtagaaatggtttgtctgcaggaggtggagttgtag gtagaaatggtttgtctgcAGGAGGTGGTGTGGTGGGTCATGATGGTTTAGCTGTAGGCCATGTCATGGAAGGTCAAGATGTTTTTTATGTTGGAGGTGGTCCAGTTGGTTTGGATGTTAATTCTGTTGGAAATGGTGATATCCGATGGGGCGTCAGGTCAAGAAGTGGTTTTTCTGATCTAGATGTTGTTAATAACGGTCGTCTCTTTGATAATGTAAGTGATTTGATTTCCCCGCATGTTGGATATGGTGAAAGGGATAGGGaattaaacagtggattaattgTGTATGAAAATAGTAGGGATGATGATATGGATGATGATTTGGGTGGTGAAAGGGTTGTGTCTGCTGATAGGGTCCCTTTGAGGTCAAGGTTTGAGCAGCTTCCAGTGGTTATAAGGTCATGTATTGATATGCAGTCTGTTTCAAAAAATGCGCCTGTGATGCTTCATCCAGACATTTTAGATAGTTTGATTACTCAACATGACGGGAACATATCAAGATTTGTGTGGGATTTGACTAAACTTTTGTATTCAAATGAAGAAATGATAGATAGCTCATTCAATGGCAAGGGAACAAGAAAAGCATTGTCGCCGAGAAGAAAATCGCTTATTCTAAATGGAGCGCAACAGGCATTTCCTGGAGTTGGAAAATGCACCCAGTATATTGCCACCGCCATCAACAATgggttaaaaaataaaagaacctATCAGAGAAAGAACTAA
- the LOC127842208 gene encoding uncharacterized protein LOC127842208 isoform X7 has product MSYGLVLFDCDGTTAVVQRRQLQDDATVGQRCHLKAAGNHLCEILQLADTKDALDQWERVWSTTSRSKMIDQKRDSGETSGFLDQQNLPPFVLLDPVTVVTDSVVPEHSGKRKKSSPKQQIRKRKNEKIPNPRPKKVTPKPKAASTPKATRKGASHPQDASTPKEATILLGSNGRQLNVLSQTDVYNGPGAKPNRAPVHVADLSQDQQELLASHINSQHCHKATMTEPAMTFLTAEEVAGYVCINYVGKKLDGFEKKLDSFESVVRSVEKQLRRLVACEVLEAVSGDVTVPDAFDVNDAPVSACDVNDNSVVSLSDAVCHDVVSIGHDSICLSGGSVVSNGVMTVAGCETSCRANPDASIAGSLVGHDSLYVAGGFAGYHSVSEAGGFAGRDGLSIGGGVIGTGGFSVGGSVVGRDGLSIGGGVVGTGGFSVGGGVVGGDDLSIGGGVVGTGGLSVRGGVVGRTELSAGGAVVGRNGLSAEGGVEGRDGLSIGGGVVGTGGLSVGGGVVGRTGLSAGGAVVGRDGLSIGGGVVGTGGFSVGGDGVGRNGLSSGDGVVGRNGLSAGDGVVGRNGLSAGGGVVDRNGLSSGGGVVGRNGLSAGGGVVGRNGLSSGDRVVGRNGLCAGGGVVGRNGLSAGDGVVGRNGLSAGDGVVGRNGLSAGDGVVGRNGLSAGGGVVGRNGLSAGGGVVGHDGLAVGHVMEGQDVFYVGGGPVGLDVNSVGNGDIRWGVRSRSGFSDLDVVNNGRLFDNVSDLISPHVGYGERDRELNSGLIVYENSRDDDMDDDLGGERVVSADRVPLRSRFEQLPVVIRSCIDMQSVSKNAPVMLHPDILDSLITQHDGNISRFVWDLTKLLYSNEEMIDSSFNGKGTRKALSPRRKSLILNGAQQAFPGVGKCTQYIATAINNGLKNKRTYQRKN; this is encoded by the exons ATGTCATACGGTTTAGTACTCTTTGACTGTGATGGAACAACGGCCGTTGTTCAAAGGCGTCAACTTCAAGATGATGCAACTGTGGGACAGCGATGTCATCTGAAAGCAGCTGGGAACCACCTTTGTGAAATCTTACAGCTTGCAG acACAAAGGATGCACTAGACCAATGGGAGCGAGTGTGGTCAACAACATCAAGGAGCAAGATGATTGACCAAAAGAGGGACAGTGGAGAAACTAGTGGATTTCTTGACCAGCAG AATCTTCCACCATTTGTTCTTTTGGACCCAGTAACTGTTGTAACCGACTCGGTTGTTCCCGAACACTCTGGGAAACGTAAGAAGTCATCTCCAAAACAACAAATCAGAAAACGAAAG AATGAAAAAATCCCTAACCCAAGACCCAAGAAAGTGACCCCTAAACCGAAAGCTGCATCGACTCCGAAGGCAACTCGAAAAGGGGCATCACATCCACAAGATGCCTCAACTCCGAAAGAGGCAACAATATTATTG GGCTCCAATGGAAGACAATTGAATGTCCTGAGTCAAACAGACGTCTACAACGGCCCAGGAGCAAAACCTAACCGAGCCCCTGTCCATGTGGCTGACCTGAGCCAGGACCAACAGGAGCTGTTGGCAAGTCATATCAACAGCCAACATTGCCACAAAGCAACGATGACTGAGCCTGCAATGACTTTTCTTACTGCAGAAGAGGTAGCAGGCTACGTTTGCATAAACTATGTGGGTAAAAAGCTTGATGGTTTTGAAAAGAAACTTGACTCATTTGAGAGTGTAGTACGAAGTGTTGAGAAACAGTTACGAAGGTTGGTGGCCTGTGAAGTTCTAGAGGCTGTTTCTGGTGATGTAACTGTTCCTGATGCGTTTGATGTCAATGATGCGCCTGTCAGTGCTTGTGACGTAAATGATAATTCTGTTGTGTCTTTAAGTGATGCTGTTTGTCATGATGTTGTGTCTATTGGGCATGACAGTATTTGTTTGTCTGGCGGCAGTGTTGTTAGTAATGGTGTCATGACTGTAGCTGGGTGTGAAACTAGTTGTAGAGCAAATCCAGATGCATCTATTGCTGGCAGTCTTGTAGGTCATGATAGTTTGTATGTAGCAGGTGGGTTTGCAGGGTATCATAGTGTGTCTGAAGCAGGTGGGTTTGCAGGTCGAGATGGTCTGTCCATAGGAGGTGGTGTTATAGGTACAGGTGGTTTTTCTGTAGGAGGTAGTGTTGTAGGTCGAGATGGTCTGTCCATAGGAG GTGGTGTTGTAGGTACAGGTGGTTTTTCTGTGGGAGGTGGTGTTGTAGGTGGAGATGATCTGTCCATAGGAGGTGGTGTTGTAGGTACAGGTGGTTTGTCTGTAAGAGGTGGTGTTGTAGGAAGAACTGAATTGTCTGCAGGAGGTGCAGTTgtaggtagaaatggtttgtctgcAGAAGGTGGAGTTGAAGGTCGAGATGGTCTGTCCATAGGAGGTGGTGTTGTAGGTACAGGTGGTTTGTCTGTAGGAGGTGGTGTTGTAGGTAGAACTGGTTTGTCTGCAGGAGGTGCAGTTGTAGGTCGAGATGGTCTGTCCATAGGAGGTGGTGTTGTAGGTACAGGTGGTTTTTCTGTAGGAGGTGATGGTgtaggtagaaatggtttgtctTCAGGGGATGGAGTTgtaggtagaaatggtttgtctgcaggagatggagttgtaggtagaaatggtttgtctgcaggaggtggagttgtagatagaaatggtttgtcttcaggaggtggagttgtaggtagaaatggtttgtctgcaggaggtggagttgtaggtagaaatggtttgtctTCAGGAGATAGAGTTgtaggtagaaatggtttgtgtgcaggaggtggagttgtaggtagaaatggtttgtctgcaggag atggagttgtaggtagaaatggtttgtctgcaggagatggagttgtaggtagaaatggtttgtctgcaggagatggagttgtag gtagaaatggtttgtctgcaggaggtggagttgtag gtagaaatggtttgtctgcAGGAGGTGGTGTGGTGGGTCATGATGGTTTAGCTGTAGGCCATGTCATGGAAGGTCAAGATGTTTTTTATGTTGGAGGTGGTCCAGTTGGTTTGGATGTTAATTCTGTTGGAAATGGTGATATCCGATGGGGCGTCAGGTCAAGAAGTGGTTTTTCTGATCTAGATGTTGTTAATAACGGTCGTCTCTTTGATAATGTAAGTGATTTGATTTCCCCGCATGTTGGATATGGTGAAAGGGATAGGGaattaaacagtggattaattgTGTATGAAAATAGTAGGGATGATGATATGGATGATGATTTGGGTGGTGAAAGGGTTGTGTCTGCTGATAGGGTCCCTTTGAGGTCAAGGTTTGAGCAGCTTCCAGTGGTTATAAGGTCATGTATTGATATGCAGTCTGTTTCAAAAAATGCGCCTGTGATGCTTCATCCAGACATTTTAGATAGTTTGATTACTCAACATGACGGGAACATATCAAGATTTGTGTGGGATTTGACTAAACTTTTGTATTCAAATGAAGAAATGATAGATAGCTCATTCAATGGCAAGGGAACAAGAAAAGCATTGTCGCCGAGAAGAAAATCGCTTATTCTAAATGGAGCGCAACAGGCATTTCCTGGAGTTGGAAAATGCACCCAGTATATTGCCACCGCCATCAACAATgggttaaaaaataaaagaacctATCAGAGAAAGAACTAA
- the LOC127842208 gene encoding uncharacterized protein LOC127842208 isoform X29 encodes MSYGLVLFDCDGTTAVVQRRQLQDDATVGQRCHLKAAGNHLCEILQLADTKDALDQWERVWSTTSRSKMIDQKRDSGETSGFLDQQNLPPFVLLDPVTVVTDSVVPEHSGKRKKSSPKQQIRKRKNEKIPNPRPKKVTPKPKAASTPKATRKGASHPQDASTPKEATILLGSNGRQLNVLSQTDVYNGPGAKPNRAPVHVADLSQDQQELLASHINSQHCHKATMTEPAMTFLTAEEVAGYVCINYVGKKLDGFEKKLDSFESVVRSVEKQLRRLVACEVLEAVSGDVTVPDAFDVNDAPVSACDVNDNSVVSLSDAVCHDVVSIGHDSICLSGGSVVSNGVMTVAGCETSCRANPDASIAGSLVGHDSLYVAGGFAGYHSVSEAGGFAGRDGLSIGGGVIGTGGFSVGGSVVGRDGLSIGGGVVGTGGFSVGGGVVGGDDLSIGGGVVGTGGLSVRGGVVGRTELSAGGAVVGRNGLSAEGGVEGRDGLSIGGGVVGTGGLSVGGGVVGRTGLSAGGAVVGRDGLSIGGGVVGTGGFSVGGDGVGRNGLSSGDGVVGRNGLSAGDGVVGRNGLSAGGGVVGRNGLSAGGGVVGRNGLSAGDGVVGRNGLSAGDGVVGRNGLSAGGAVVGRNGLSAGGGVVGRNGLSAGGGVVGHDGLAVGHVMEGQDVFYVGGGPVGLDVNSVGNGDIRWGVRSRSGFSDLDVVNNGRLFDNVSDLISPHVGYGERDRELNSGLIVYENSRDDDMDDDLGGERVVSADRVPLRSRFEQLPVVIRSCIDMQSVSKNAPVMLHPDILDSLITQHDGNISRFVWDLTKLLYSNEEMIDSSFNGKGTRKALSPRRKSLILNGAQQAFPGVGKCTQYIATAINNGLKNKRTYQRKN; translated from the exons ATGTCATACGGTTTAGTACTCTTTGACTGTGATGGAACAACGGCCGTTGTTCAAAGGCGTCAACTTCAAGATGATGCAACTGTGGGACAGCGATGTCATCTGAAAGCAGCTGGGAACCACCTTTGTGAAATCTTACAGCTTGCAG acACAAAGGATGCACTAGACCAATGGGAGCGAGTGTGGTCAACAACATCAAGGAGCAAGATGATTGACCAAAAGAGGGACAGTGGAGAAACTAGTGGATTTCTTGACCAGCAG AATCTTCCACCATTTGTTCTTTTGGACCCAGTAACTGTTGTAACCGACTCGGTTGTTCCCGAACACTCTGGGAAACGTAAGAAGTCATCTCCAAAACAACAAATCAGAAAACGAAAG AATGAAAAAATCCCTAACCCAAGACCCAAGAAAGTGACCCCTAAACCGAAAGCTGCATCGACTCCGAAGGCAACTCGAAAAGGGGCATCACATCCACAAGATGCCTCAACTCCGAAAGAGGCAACAATATTATTG GGCTCCAATGGAAGACAATTGAATGTCCTGAGTCAAACAGACGTCTACAACGGCCCAGGAGCAAAACCTAACCGAGCCCCTGTCCATGTGGCTGACCTGAGCCAGGACCAACAGGAGCTGTTGGCAAGTCATATCAACAGCCAACATTGCCACAAAGCAACGATGACTGAGCCTGCAATGACTTTTCTTACTGCAGAAGAGGTAGCAGGCTACGTTTGCATAAACTATGTGGGTAAAAAGCTTGATGGTTTTGAAAAGAAACTTGACTCATTTGAGAGTGTAGTACGAAGTGTTGAGAAACAGTTACGAAGGTTGGTGGCCTGTGAAGTTCTAGAGGCTGTTTCTGGTGATGTAACTGTTCCTGATGCGTTTGATGTCAATGATGCGCCTGTCAGTGCTTGTGACGTAAATGATAATTCTGTTGTGTCTTTAAGTGATGCTGTTTGTCATGATGTTGTGTCTATTGGGCATGACAGTATTTGTTTGTCTGGCGGCAGTGTTGTTAGTAATGGTGTCATGACTGTAGCTGGGTGTGAAACTAGTTGTAGAGCAAATCCAGATGCATCTATTGCTGGCAGTCTTGTAGGTCATGATAGTTTGTATGTAGCAGGTGGGTTTGCAGGGTATCATAGTGTGTCTGAAGCAGGTGGGTTTGCAGGTCGAGATGGTCTGTCCATAGGAGGTGGTGTTATAGGTACAGGTGGTTTTTCTGTAGGAGGTAGTGTTGTAGGTCGAGATGGTCTGTCCATAGGAG GTGGTGTTGTAGGTACAGGTGGTTTTTCTGTGGGAGGTGGTGTTGTAGGTGGAGATGATCTGTCCATAGGAGGTGGTGTTGTAGGTACAGGTGGTTTGTCTGTAAGAGGTGGTGTTGTAGGAAGAACTGAATTGTCTGCAGGAGGTGCAGTTgtaggtagaaatggtttgtctgcAGAAGGTGGAGTTGAAGGTCGAGATGGTCTGTCCATAGGAGGTGGTGTTGTAGGTACAGGTGGTTTGTCTGTAGGAGGTGGTGTTGTAGGTAGAACTGGTTTGTCTGCAGGAGGTGCAGTTGTAGGTCGAGATGGTCTGTCCATAGGAGGTGGTGTTGTAGGTACAGGTGGTTTTTCTGTAGGAGGTGATGGTgtaggtagaaatggtttgtctTCAGGGGATGGAGTTgtaggtagaaatggtttgtctgcaggagatggagttgtaggtagaaatggtttgtctgcaggag gtggagttgtaggtagaaatggtttgtctgcaggaggtggagttgtag gtagaaatggtttgtctgcaggagatggagttgtaggtagaaatggtttgtctgcaggagatggagttgtaggtagaaatggtttgtctgcaggaggtgcagttgtaggtagaaatggtttgtctgcaggaggtggagttgtag gtagaaatggtttgtctgcAGGAGGTGGTGTGGTGGGTCATGATGGTTTAGCTGTAGGCCATGTCATGGAAGGTCAAGATGTTTTTTATGTTGGAGGTGGTCCAGTTGGTTTGGATGTTAATTCTGTTGGAAATGGTGATATCCGATGGGGCGTCAGGTCAAGAAGTGGTTTTTCTGATCTAGATGTTGTTAATAACGGTCGTCTCTTTGATAATGTAAGTGATTTGATTTCCCCGCATGTTGGATATGGTGAAAGGGATAGGGaattaaacagtggattaattgTGTATGAAAATAGTAGGGATGATGATATGGATGATGATTTGGGTGGTGAAAGGGTTGTGTCTGCTGATAGGGTCCCTTTGAGGTCAAGGTTTGAGCAGCTTCCAGTGGTTATAAGGTCATGTATTGATATGCAGTCTGTTTCAAAAAATGCGCCTGTGATGCTTCATCCAGACATTTTAGATAGTTTGATTACTCAACATGACGGGAACATATCAAGATTTGTGTGGGATTTGACTAAACTTTTGTATTCAAATGAAGAAATGATAGATAGCTCATTCAATGGCAAGGGAACAAGAAAAGCATTGTCGCCGAGAAGAAAATCGCTTATTCTAAATGGAGCGCAACAGGCATTTCCTGGAGTTGGAAAATGCACCCAGTATATTGCCACCGCCATCAACAATgggttaaaaaataaaagaacctATCAGAGAAAGAACTAA
- the LOC127842208 gene encoding uncharacterized protein LOC127842208 isoform X49 has product MSYGLVLFDCDGTTAVVQRRQLQDDATVGQRCHLKAAGNHLCEILQLADTKDALDQWERVWSTTSRSKMIDQKRDSGETSGFLDQQNLPPFVLLDPVTVVTDSVVPEHSGKRKKSSPKQQIRKRKNEKIPNPRPKKVTPKPKAASTPKATRKGASHPQDASTPKEATILLGSNGRQLNVLSQTDVYNGPGAKPNRAPVHVADLSQDQQELLASHINSQHCHKATMTEPAMTFLTAEEVAGYVCINYVGKKLDGFEKKLDSFESVVRSVEKQLRRLVACEVLEAVSGDVTVPDAFDVNDAPVSACDVNDNSVVSLSDAVCHDVVSIGHDSICLSGGSVVSNGVMTVAGCETSCRANPDASIAGSLVGHDSLYVAGGFAGYHSVSEAGGFAGRDGLSIGGGVIGTGGFSVGGSVVGRDGLSIGGGVVGTGGFSVGGGVVGGDDLSIGGGVVGTGGLSVRGGVVGRTELSAGGAVVGRNGLSAEGGVEGRDGLSIGGGVVGTGGLSVGGGVVGRTGLSAGGAVVGRNGLSAGDGVVGRNGLSAGGGVVGRNGLSAGGGVVGRNGLSAGDGVVGRNGLSAGGAVVGRNGLSAGGGVVGRNGLSAGGGVVGHDGLAVGHVMEGQDVFYVGGGPVGLDVNSVGNGDIRWGVRSRSGFSDLDVVNNGRLFDNVSDLISPHVGYGERDRELNSGLIVYENSRDDDMDDDLGGERVVSADRVPLRSRFEQLPVVIRSCIDMQSVSKNAPVMLHPDILDSLITQHDGNISRFVWDLTKLLYSNEEMIDSSFNGKGTRKALSPRRKSLILNGAQQAFPGVGKCTQYIATAINNGLKNKRTYQRKN; this is encoded by the exons ATGTCATACGGTTTAGTACTCTTTGACTGTGATGGAACAACGGCCGTTGTTCAAAGGCGTCAACTTCAAGATGATGCAACTGTGGGACAGCGATGTCATCTGAAAGCAGCTGGGAACCACCTTTGTGAAATCTTACAGCTTGCAG acACAAAGGATGCACTAGACCAATGGGAGCGAGTGTGGTCAACAACATCAAGGAGCAAGATGATTGACCAAAAGAGGGACAGTGGAGAAACTAGTGGATTTCTTGACCAGCAG AATCTTCCACCATTTGTTCTTTTGGACCCAGTAACTGTTGTAACCGACTCGGTTGTTCCCGAACACTCTGGGAAACGTAAGAAGTCATCTCCAAAACAACAAATCAGAAAACGAAAG AATGAAAAAATCCCTAACCCAAGACCCAAGAAAGTGACCCCTAAACCGAAAGCTGCATCGACTCCGAAGGCAACTCGAAAAGGGGCATCACATCCACAAGATGCCTCAACTCCGAAAGAGGCAACAATATTATTG GGCTCCAATGGAAGACAATTGAATGTCCTGAGTCAAACAGACGTCTACAACGGCCCAGGAGCAAAACCTAACCGAGCCCCTGTCCATGTGGCTGACCTGAGCCAGGACCAACAGGAGCTGTTGGCAAGTCATATCAACAGCCAACATTGCCACAAAGCAACGATGACTGAGCCTGCAATGACTTTTCTTACTGCAGAAGAGGTAGCAGGCTACGTTTGCATAAACTATGTGGGTAAAAAGCTTGATGGTTTTGAAAAGAAACTTGACTCATTTGAGAGTGTAGTACGAAGTGTTGAGAAACAGTTACGAAGGTTGGTGGCCTGTGAAGTTCTAGAGGCTGTTTCTGGTGATGTAACTGTTCCTGATGCGTTTGATGTCAATGATGCGCCTGTCAGTGCTTGTGACGTAAATGATAATTCTGTTGTGTCTTTAAGTGATGCTGTTTGTCATGATGTTGTGTCTATTGGGCATGACAGTATTTGTTTGTCTGGCGGCAGTGTTGTTAGTAATGGTGTCATGACTGTAGCTGGGTGTGAAACTAGTTGTAGAGCAAATCCAGATGCATCTATTGCTGGCAGTCTTGTAGGTCATGATAGTTTGTATGTAGCAGGTGGGTTTGCAGGGTATCATAGTGTGTCTGAAGCAGGTGGGTTTGCAGGTCGAGATGGTCTGTCCATAGGAGGTGGTGTTATAGGTACAGGTGGTTTTTCTGTAGGAGGTAGTGTTGTAGGTCGAGATGGTCTGTCCATAGGAG GTGGTGTTGTAGGTACAGGTGGTTTTTCTGTGGGAGGTGGTGTTGTAGGTGGAGATGATCTGTCCATAGGAGGTGGTGTTGTAGGTACAGGTGGTTTGTCTGTAAGAGGTGGTGTTGTAGGAAGAACTGAATTGTCTGCAGGAGGTGCAGTTgtaggtagaaatggtttgtctgcAGAAGGTGGAGTTGAAGGTCGAGATGGTCTGTCCATAGGAGGTGGTGTTGTAGGTACAGGTGGTTTGTCTGTAGGAGGTGGTGTTGTAGGTAGAACTGGTTTGTCTGCAGGAGGTGCAGTTGTAG gtagaaatggtttgtctgcaggagatggagttgtaggtagaaatggtttgtctgcaggag gtggagttgtaggtagaaatggtttgtctgcaggaggtggagttgtag gtagaaatggtttgtctgcaggagatggagttgtaggtagaaatggtttgtctgcaggaggtgcagttgtaggtagaaatggtttgtctgcaggaggtggagttgtag gtagaaatggtttgtctgcAGGAGGTGGTGTGGTGGGTCATGATGGTTTAGCTGTAGGCCATGTCATGGAAGGTCAAGATGTTTTTTATGTTGGAGGTGGTCCAGTTGGTTTGGATGTTAATTCTGTTGGAAATGGTGATATCCGATGGGGCGTCAGGTCAAGAAGTGGTTTTTCTGATCTAGATGTTGTTAATAACGGTCGTCTCTTTGATAATGTAAGTGATTTGATTTCCCCGCATGTTGGATATGGTGAAAGGGATAGGGaattaaacagtggattaattgTGTATGAAAATAGTAGGGATGATGATATGGATGATGATTTGGGTGGTGAAAGGGTTGTGTCTGCTGATAGGGTCCCTTTGAGGTCAAGGTTTGAGCAGCTTCCAGTGGTTATAAGGTCATGTATTGATATGCAGTCTGTTTCAAAAAATGCGCCTGTGATGCTTCATCCAGACATTTTAGATAGTTTGATTACTCAACATGACGGGAACATATCAAGATTTGTGTGGGATTTGACTAAACTTTTGTATTCAAATGAAGAAATGATAGATAGCTCATTCAATGGCAAGGGAACAAGAAAAGCATTGTCGCCGAGAAGAAAATCGCTTATTCTAAATGGAGCGCAACAGGCATTTCCTGGAGTTGGAAAATGCACCCAGTATATTGCCACCGCCATCAACAATgggttaaaaaataaaagaacctATCAGAGAAAGAACTAA